GATGACTTTCATGAACTAAGTGAAAAAGGATTGAACATACAGGTAAATATCGGATCTTTTTCAGGGGCTTATGGACCCATTGTTAAATTGTTTGCTGAGCGCTTGGCAAAAGAAAAATTAATTGATTTTTTGGCTTCCGATTATCATCATATAAAGCACATCTCCCAATTGTATAAATCTCTCAAAAACAAGCACGTACAACAACTGCTTGAGCAAAACGAATTGAAAAACCATTTATTGATTTAATGTTTTTTACAAATTCAATTACAACTTATTTGTGAATAGCCATTCATTTTCTAATTTTAGGCTTACTAATTAAATTTTTATAAATATGGAAGTATTTGAAACGGGCTTTGAAGGTCTGTTTGAGTTAAAGCCAACAGTTTTTGAAGACAGCCGCGGTTACTTTTACGAATCGTATAATCAGCAGGTTTTTGATGAAAAGTGTTCTGCAACAAGATTTGTACAGGATAATCAATCAAAATCGGGAAAAGGAGTGCTTCGCGGACTTCATTTTCAGATATATCCATATGCTCAGGCAAAATTAGTGAGGGTACTTTCAGGAGAAGTGTTAGATGTGGTGGTTGATTTAAGGAAAGATCAAAAGACCTATGGAAAATCATATAAAACTAAGCTGAGTCAGGAAAATAAAAGACAATTATTTATTCCGAGAGGCTTTGCACATGGATTTCTTGTTTTAAGCGAAAGCGCTGAATTTTTTTATAAGTGTGATAATTTTTATTCAAAAAGTCATGAGCGGGGCATTATCTATAATGATAAGGCATTGGAAATTGATTGGCTCATGAGTGAAGAGGAATTGTTAATTTCACCAAAAGATTTAGAATTGCCGGCTTTTAAAGACCTCAGCCCCGAAAATTTGAAGTTTTAAATTAAAGTATGTTTAATGTCTGAAAAGAAACACATAATCGTAACAGGTGCGGGTGGGCAATTAGCCTCTGAAATTCAATTTCTTTCCGGCAAACAAACGAATCTTCGATTTACTTTCCTGCCTTTTGAGCAACTCGATATCACTAATGATGCTCATCTGGAAGAGCTTTTTCAAAATGCCAAAGACTGGGATGTTATTATTAATACAGCGGCTTATACGGCTGTAGATAAAGCTGAAGAAGAAACAGAAAAAGCATCAATGGTAAATGCTCAGGCAATGGAAAAAATTGGCAGGCTTTGCCATTTGAACAAAAAGTATATCATACATATTTCAACTGATTTTGTATTTGACGGGCGCTTATCAAGACCTTATGTTGAAAGTGATGAAGCAAATCCAATCAATGTTTACGGAAAAACCAAAAGAACCGGAGAAATAAATCTACTGGCCTCAAATGAAAATAGCCTCATATTTAGAACATCCTGGCTGTATTCAACCTATGGAAAGAATTTTTTTAAAACCATGCGATTTTTGGGAGAGAGTAAAAGCGAGTTAAAAGTAGTTTCCGATCAGGTAGGTACACCCACTTATGCATTGGATTTGGCAGACTTTATTTTACATGTTTTACAAAATGAATTGTATTTAACTAATAAAGGAATTTTTCATTTTAGCAATGAGGGAGTAGCCAGCTGGTATGACTTTGCCTGGCAGATAATGAAAATGTCCGGACTGAACTGCAAAGTTTTACCCATTAATTCAATTGAGTATCCTACACCGGCAGCCAGACCGAATTATAGTGTTTTAGATAAATCTAATCTTAAGAAAAAGTTTAATTATTTAATTCCACACTGGCAGGAAAGTCTGCTTGAGTGTATTAAAAAATCCGGAAATGACATCGCTAAATAAACTGAAAATCGATGATTTGCTGAAGATCTCTGCTGAGGCCGGCAAGCTGATTATGGCTATCTATAAACAGCCGTTTGATGTTGAGGAAAAAGAGGACAAAACACCTCTGACTTTGGCAGATAAGGCTTCAAACGGGTTTATTACGGAAGCTTTAAAGAAATTGACACCCGATATTCCAATTATTTCAGAAGAAATGAAGCAGGTAGATTATGAGGTTAGAAAAGATTGGAAATATCTGTGGATGGTAGATCCTTTAGATGGAACTAAGGAGTTTATAAAGAAAAACGG
The sequence above is a segment of the Chitinophagaceae bacterium genome. Coding sequences within it:
- the rfbC gene encoding dTDP-4-dehydrorhamnose 3,5-epimerase, producing the protein MEVFETGFEGLFELKPTVFEDSRGYFYESYNQQVFDEKCSATRFVQDNQSKSGKGVLRGLHFQIYPYAQAKLVRVLSGEVLDVVVDLRKDQKTYGKSYKTKLSQENKRQLFIPRGFAHGFLVLSESAEFFYKCDNFYSKSHERGIIYNDKALEIDWLMSEEELLISPKDLELPAFKDLSPENLKF
- the rfbD gene encoding dTDP-4-dehydrorhamnose reductase, producing the protein MSEKKHIIVTGAGGQLASEIQFLSGKQTNLRFTFLPFEQLDITNDAHLEELFQNAKDWDVIINTAAYTAVDKAEEETEKASMVNAQAMEKIGRLCHLNKKYIIHISTDFVFDGRLSRPYVESDEANPINVYGKTKRTGEINLLASNENSLIFRTSWLYSTYGKNFFKTMRFLGESKSELKVVSDQVGTPTYALDLADFILHVLQNELYLTNKGIFHFSNEGVASWYDFAWQIMKMSGLNCKVLPINSIEYPTPAARPNYSVLDKSNLKKKFNYLIPHWQESLLECIKKSGNDIAK